Proteins encoded within one genomic window of Terriglobus sp. TAA 43:
- a CDS encoding carboxymuconolactone decarboxylase family protein produces the protein MPHIDLPEGMPGITAGFSFRPETAKPMRELAHVLLHTSGNEGLSSADRELIASFVSSRNDCFFCQTSHSFAAAHLHPEGIDAIDAVCRDYLSAPIPNKLKALLAIAEAVQIDGKRVTKELVEKAKEAGATDTDIHDTVLIAAAFCMYNRYVDGLDTWQPRDTMAYVAMGKRMAEQGYSGEPGPQK, from the coding sequence ATGCCGCACATCGATCTGCCCGAAGGTATGCCCGGAATTACTGCCGGCTTCAGCTTCCGCCCCGAGACTGCCAAACCTATGCGCGAACTCGCTCATGTACTTCTGCACACATCGGGCAATGAAGGCTTAAGTTCTGCCGACCGCGAACTCATCGCATCGTTCGTCTCGTCACGTAACGACTGTTTCTTTTGCCAGACGAGTCACAGTTTCGCGGCGGCCCACCTCCACCCGGAAGGGATCGATGCCATCGACGCCGTGTGCAGAGACTACCTTTCAGCGCCCATTCCAAATAAGCTCAAGGCTCTCCTTGCAATCGCTGAAGCAGTTCAAATCGACGGAAAACGCGTCACGAAGGAACTGGTCGAAAAAGCGAAAGAGGCAGGCGCGACTGACACCGATATTCACGACACGGTTCTGATCGCCGCTGCCTTCTGCATGTACAACCGCTACGTTGACGGCTTGGATACCTGGCAGCCGCGTGACACTATGGCTTATGTAGCGATGGGAAAACGCATGGCCGAACAGGGGTACTCCGGGGAGCCTGGACCACAGAAATGA
- a CDS encoding response regulator transcription factor yields the protein MTTSIPYQTRTVPETDQDGWARGRLKDTHLGIGINSAMHRTSMLRDTAKVAYVITDNDDLVDHISELLDQHRILTKFFRSASNYLAYQRPPVTSCVLINRSLSDLSGMDLESMLKTTSPPIVFLSNSREIPDCVQAIKKGAQDFLTMPLDSLRLLDALEGAFQKDKFSRIVRLEQEALLNRWRSLSRREAEVVRYAVRGFLNKQTAAEMNIAENTVQVHRGRAMQKMSAASFADLVRMTLKLDAYGETSFVYSDTG from the coding sequence ATGGATGGGCACGCGGACGACTTAAAGATACGCACTTGGGAATCGGAATCAATTCAGCAATGCATCGCACGAGCATGCTTCGTGACACTGCGAAGGTTGCATATGTCATCACAGACAATGACGACCTTGTCGACCACATTTCAGAATTATTAGATCAACACCGGATATTGACGAAATTTTTCCGATCCGCGAGCAATTATCTCGCTTATCAACGGCCACCGGTCACAAGTTGCGTGCTCATCAATCGGAGTTTGTCGGACCTGTCTGGAATGGATCTTGAATCCATGCTTAAAACTACGTCACCACCTATCGTCTTCCTTTCTAACAGTCGAGAGATTCCTGATTGTGTGCAGGCTATCAAGAAAGGCGCACAGGATTTTCTGACGATGCCGCTCGATTCATTGAGATTGCTAGACGCGCTGGAGGGTGCATTTCAAAAAGACAAATTCAGCCGAATCGTCCGCCTGGAACAGGAAGCCCTTCTCAATCGCTGGCGATCCCTAAGCCGTCGTGAAGCCGAAGTAGTGCGTTATGCGGTCCGTGGCTTCTTGAACAAACAGACGGCCGCTGAAATGAATATTGCTGAAAACACTGTTCAAGTGCACCGTGGGCGAGCAATGCAAAAAATGAGCGCCGCCTCCTTTGCTGATCTTGTTCGCATGACACTCAAGCTCGATGCCTACGGAGAAACCTCCTTTGTGTACAGCGATACAGGGTAA